One window of Streptomyces sp. NBC_00273 genomic DNA carries:
- a CDS encoding maleate cis-trans isomerase family protein, whose translation METEVPAILRARQAVVPDERFTFHSSRMRMTHVTPEQLKAMDADSDRCAVELSDARVDVLGYACLVAIMSMGLGYHRTSEQRLHARTVENGAPAPVVTSAGALVHGLHTIGARKIVLLAPYMRPLTRTVVDYLTHEGIEVLDHRALEIPDNLDVAAHDPARLPGLARALEYADADAVVLSACVQMPSLGAIEEAEQLLGKPVVSAAVCTAHQLLRSLDLDAVAPGAGHLLSGRYARSPLPGQPRAAGYRMGGGTV comes from the coding sequence ATGGAGACGGAGGTCCCGGCCATCCTCCGGGCCCGCCAGGCCGTCGTACCCGACGAGCGCTTCACCTTCCACAGCAGCCGGATGCGCATGACCCACGTGACCCCGGAACAGCTCAAGGCCATGGACGCCGACTCAGACCGCTGCGCCGTGGAACTCTCCGACGCCCGGGTCGACGTACTGGGCTACGCCTGCCTGGTCGCCATCATGAGCATGGGCCTCGGCTACCACCGCACCTCGGAGCAGCGCCTGCACGCCCGGACCGTCGAGAACGGTGCGCCCGCCCCGGTCGTCACCAGCGCCGGAGCCCTCGTCCACGGGCTGCACACCATCGGCGCCCGGAAGATCGTGCTGCTGGCCCCCTACATGCGCCCGCTCACGCGGACCGTCGTGGACTACCTGACGCACGAGGGCATCGAGGTCCTCGACCACCGGGCCCTCGAAATCCCCGACAACCTGGACGTCGCCGCCCACGACCCGGCCCGGCTGCCGGGTCTCGCCCGGGCCCTGGAGTACGCCGACGCCGACGCGGTCGTGCTCTCCGCGTGCGTGCAGATGCCCTCGCTCGGCGCCATCGAGGAGGCCGAGCAGCTCCTGGGCAAGCCGGTGGTGTCCGCGGCGGTCTGCACGGCCCACCAGCTGCTCCGGTCCCTGGACCTGGACGCGGTGGCACCGGGGGCGGGCCACCTGCTGTCGGGCAGGTACGCACGCTCACCGCTGCCCGGGCAGCCCCGAGCCGCCGGCTACCGCATGGGCGGCGGCACCGTGTAG